In Geminocystis sp. NIES-3708, a single window of DNA contains:
- a CDS encoding TIGR03279 family radical SAM protein: MKSAKISRIIPDSIGAEMGFEIGDSIITINGMPPRDLIDYQFLCADEFLELEIVDKWGKQYFLEIEKEYDEDLGLEFETALFDGLIQCNNKCPFCFIDQQPEGKRDTLYLKDDDYRLSFLYGSYLTLTNLTIKEWTRIEQMRLSPLYVSVHATEPEIRSHLLKNHRAGEITKHLAWFEEKRLQIHAQVVVCPNINDGKHLEKTLLDLFSFHKGDIPAVISAAIVPVGLTKFRPDKDELIPINREKALEVIAQVQELQVKFREKSGSTFAWLADEWFLIAQLELPPESHYEDYPQIGNGVGSIRQFIKEFHTIADNKLPLEIASKKRFTWIVGNAVKTAFKPLVNQLNLVKNLEVNLVALNSQYWGQEITVTGLLTGEDLLYHLSDKNDLAPEILLPSVMLKHDEQKFLDDITVIEVAEKLGVIIHPVKDINELIDRLIINTDKQ; the protein is encoded by the coding sequence ATGAAATCTGCCAAAATTAGTCGAATTATTCCCGATTCTATCGGTGCTGAAATGGGTTTTGAGATAGGAGATTCTATCATCACTATCAATGGAATGCCACCAAGAGATTTAATTGATTATCAATTTTTATGTGCCGATGAATTTTTAGAATTAGAAATCGTTGATAAATGGGGAAAACAATATTTTTTAGAAATAGAAAAAGAATATGATGAAGACTTAGGTTTAGAGTTTGAAACAGCACTTTTTGATGGTTTAATTCAGTGTAATAATAAATGTCCTTTTTGTTTTATTGATCAACAACCTGAAGGTAAAAGAGATACACTTTATCTTAAAGATGATGATTATCGTCTTAGTTTTCTCTATGGTAGCTATTTAACCTTAACAAATTTAACAATCAAAGAATGGACTAGAATTGAACAAATGCGTTTATCTCCTTTATATGTATCTGTTCATGCTACTGAGCCAGAAATTAGAAGTCATTTGCTCAAAAATCATCGTGCTGGAGAAATCACAAAACATTTAGCATGGTTTGAAGAAAAACGTTTACAAATTCATGCTCAAGTGGTGGTTTGTCCAAATATTAATGATGGGAAACATCTCGAAAAAACGTTATTAGATTTATTCTCTTTCCATAAAGGTGATATTCCCGCAGTTATTAGTGCGGCTATTGTGCCTGTCGGATTAACAAAATTTCGCCCTGACAAAGATGAATTAATACCTATTAACCGTGAAAAAGCTTTAGAAGTTATTGCCCAAGTGCAGGAATTACAAGTAAAATTTAGAGAAAAATCAGGTTCAACTTTTGCATGGTTAGCGGATGAGTGGTTTTTAATAGCACAATTAGAATTGCCACCAGAATCACACTATGAAGATTATCCTCAAATTGGGAATGGTGTAGGCTCAATTCGTCAATTCATAAAAGAATTTCACACCATTGCTGATAATAAATTACCTTTAGAAATAGCATCAAAAAAAAGATTTACATGGATTGTCGGTAATGCAGTAAAAACAGCTTTTAAACCTTTAGTTAATCAACTTAATTTAGTAAAAAATTTAGAGGTAAATTTAGTCGCTTTAAATAGTCAATATTGGGGGCAAGAAATTACAGTAACAGGCTTATTAACAGGAGAAGATTTACTTTACCATTTATCCGATAAAAACGATTTAGCTCCAGAAATTCTATTACCTTCTGTTATGTTAAAACATGATGAACAAAAATTTTTGGATGATATTACTGTGATTGAAGTTGCCGAAAAATTAGGAGTGATTATTCATCCTGTTAAAGATATTAATGAGTTAATTGATAGACTAATTATTAATACCGATAAACAGTAA
- a CDS encoding carboxypeptidase-like regulatory domain-containing protein — MFKKLSEVSFGFIIFFSMTISKVSAHGSVINYQSKEVIEIDAKFDNGKPMANAQVVIYSPTNPTQSWLTGITDDKGKFIFTPDFSQEGDWTIKIRSAGHGNVVNIPIKSTPTQKTDEINSSSSSVSQENHKIIQSQSPNITSSPTMMQKLMMAATGVWGFVGTAFFFSRKKV, encoded by the coding sequence ATGTTTAAAAAATTATCAGAAGTTAGTTTTGGTTTTATTATTTTTTTCTCTATGACTATTTCTAAGGTGTCAGCTCATGGTAGTGTTATTAATTATCAGAGTAAAGAAGTCATTGAAATTGATGCTAAATTTGATAACGGAAAACCGATGGCAAATGCACAGGTAGTTATTTATTCTCCCACTAATCCAACTCAGTCTTGGTTAACAGGAATAACAGATGATAAAGGAAAATTTATTTTTACTCCCGACTTTTCTCAGGAAGGAGATTGGACTATAAAAATTAGATCAGCAGGACATGGTAATGTAGTTAATATACCGATCAAGTCAACACCTACTCAAAAAACCGATGAGATAAATTCTTCCTCTTCTTCAGTATCTCAAGAAAATCATAAAATCATCCAATCTCAATCACCTAATATAACCTCATCTCCAACGATGATGCAAAAATTAATGATGGCGGCAACTGGAGTATGGGGTTTTGTTGGTACGGCTTTCTTTTTTTCACGTAAAAAGGTTTAA
- the cbiQ gene encoding cobalt ECF transporter T component CbiQ: MKLLLDKYAYLNSYIHLWQPQPKFIALISLIFAFTFVQNIVLLPLIISLTLILYLSSNLPLNFLLSHLRYPGIFIIAVVILLPFLVGKTVIFSFYILTIKREGCLLVILIATRFICVLTTSLVLFATSPFLTTLNTLKSLGLSPIISDMMLLTYRYLEEFGDRLITMERGLRLKGFHAHRLNRRNLKIIANLMGSLLVRSYDQSKLVYQAMILRGYGHNSQLVKKKPKPTTNLKHWLACFVVVFISLMIVVLNQL, translated from the coding sequence ATGAAACTATTATTAGATAAATACGCATACTTAAATTCTTATATTCACCTCTGGCAACCACAACCAAAATTTATTGCCTTAATCAGTTTAATTTTTGCCTTTACTTTTGTTCAAAATATAGTTTTATTACCGTTAATTATTTCACTCACTCTCATTTTATATTTATCATCTAATCTACCTTTAAATTTTTTATTATCTCATCTTCGCTATCCGGGTATTTTTATTATTGCTGTTGTTATTTTATTACCTTTTTTAGTTGGTAAAACTGTTATTTTTTCTTTTTATATTCTTACTATTAAACGTGAAGGTTGTCTTTTAGTTATTTTAATCGCAACTCGTTTTATTTGTGTTTTAACTACAAGTTTGGTGTTATTTGCTACATCTCCCTTTCTAACCACTCTCAACACTCTTAAATCTTTGGGTTTATCTCCTATTATTAGTGATATGATGTTGTTGACTTATCGTTACTTAGAAGAATTTGGCGATCGCTTAATAACAATGGAAAGAGGATTAAGGTTGAAAGGTTTTCATGCCCATAGATTAAATCGACGAAATTTAAAGATAATTGCCAATTTAATGGGAAGTTTGTTGGTGAGAAGTTATGATCAGTCAAAATTAGTATATCAAGCCATGATCTTAAGAGGTTATGGTCATAATAGTCAATTAGTCAAAAAAAAGCCTAAACCAACTACTAATCTTAAACATTGGTTAGCTTGTTTTGTTGTGGTTTTCATAAGTTTAATGATAGTAGTTTTAAACCAATTATAA
- the ebsA gene encoding type IV pilus biogenesis protein EbsA has translation MSSIEKIPAASKADTLMYNPYYGKELHETLPYALSLYQQGYLEGERVIEGQTNIPFVATWYVSRLPDEKTRCRIQFQGSADLSYEINLENSEFVEYLILLIKNSKKTRQVDFSQKFYRKLLRLDE, from the coding sequence ATGTCTAGTATTGAAAAAATTCCAGCCGCCAGTAAAGCCGATACTCTCATGTATAACCCTTACTATGGAAAAGAGTTACATGAAACATTACCCTATGCTTTAAGTTTATATCAACAAGGATACCTTGAAGGAGAAAGAGTGATTGAAGGTCAAACAAATATTCCTTTTGTCGCTACTTGGTATGTCTCTCGATTACCTGACGAAAAAACTCGCTGTCGCATTCAGTTTCAAGGTAGTGCTGATTTAAGTTATGAAATTAATTTAGAAAATTCTGAATTTGTTGAATATCTTATTTTGTTGATTAAAAATTCTAAAAAAACTCGTCAAGTAGATTTTTCTCAAAAATTTTATCGCAAACTGTTACGTCTTGATGAATGA
- the rnc gene encoding ribonuclease III, protein MAIQDQRRKRELLKLLEKLGVKNFAAVNWSLLDLALTHPSISLTHNYEHLEFVGDAVIRLVSAEVLLENYSDLPVGDFAAIRSIIVSDRFLGEIAEEYGFDLYLLMIPSVRNDKLGKISRLADAFEAVLGALYESTKNMTLIRPWLDPILIEKAAQVNADPARENYKDALQEWSQGKYKLLPIYKVKYNDILDNDNERFIAEVWLQDKLLGEGKGATKKASQQAAAQQAYNSIMSINK, encoded by the coding sequence ATGGCGATTCAAGATCAAAGAAGAAAACGAGAATTATTAAAATTATTAGAAAAATTAGGTGTTAAAAATTTTGCAGCGGTAAATTGGTCATTATTAGACTTAGCATTAACTCATCCCAGTATTTCTTTAACTCATAATTATGAACATTTAGAATTTGTAGGAGATGCAGTTATTCGTTTAGTATCAGCGGAAGTATTATTAGAAAATTATTCTGATTTACCAGTGGGAGATTTTGCCGCTATAAGATCTATTATAGTTAGTGATCGCTTTTTGGGGGAAATAGCAGAAGAATACGGTTTTGATTTATATCTTTTGATGATACCAAGCGTTAGGAATGATAAGTTAGGCAAAATATCTCGTTTAGCAGATGCTTTTGAGGCTGTATTAGGGGCATTATATGAAAGTACGAAGAATATGACGTTGATTCGACCATGGCTTGATCCCATTTTAATAGAAAAAGCCGCTCAAGTTAACGCTGATCCTGCTAGAGAAAATTATAAAGATGCGTTACAAGAATGGAGTCAAGGAAAATATAAACTTTTACCCATCTATAAAGTTAAATATAATGACATTTTAGATAATGACAATGAACGTTTTATTGCTGAAGTTTGGTTACAAGATAAATTATTAGGTGAAGGAAAAGGTGCAACAAAAAAAGCATCCCAACAAGCCGCAGCCCAACAAGCATATAATTCTATTATGTCAATTAATAAATAA
- a CDS encoding pentapeptide repeat-containing protein, whose translation MNKLLATSIAVLTTFSMVIPVTAENPTSRQQLLDTNECMGCDLNGVDLQGEHLIGADLRNADLRNANLEGANLEGADLDGANLQGADLSRAFLTNATMNNANLNSVDMSYATIFDAQVTGASMNNMNIQNAMIMETGIAVGGEYPSEE comes from the coding sequence ATGAATAAATTATTAGCTACAAGTATCGCTGTTTTGACCACATTTTCAATGGTTATTCCCGTTACGGCTGAAAATCCTACTTCTCGACAACAATTATTAGATACTAATGAATGTATGGGATGTGATCTCAATGGTGTTGATTTACAAGGAGAACATTTAATAGGAGCTGATTTACGTAATGCTGATTTACGTAACGCCAATTTAGAAGGTGCGAATTTAGAAGGTGCGGATTTAGACGGTGCAAATTTACAAGGTGCAGATTTAAGTAGGGCTTTCTTGACTAATGCGACCATGAATAATGCTAATCTTAATAGTGTGGACATGAGCTATGCAACTATTTTTGATGCTCAAGTTACAGGTGCTTCTATGAATAATATGAATATTCAAAATGCCATGATTATGGAAACAGGTATTGCCGTTGGTGGAGAATATCCTAGCGAAGAATAA
- the dusA gene encoding tRNA dihydrouridine(20/20a) synthase DusA: MTQLPIISIAPMMDYTDRHFRYVMRKMTKHTLLYTEMITTQAIIHGDRHKLLDFSEEEKPVSLQLGGDNPQELAECAKIVEDWGYNEINFNVGCPSSRVQNGNFGACLMAKPTIVTQCLEKMQKSVKIPVTVKHRIGIDHQDSYEDMKNFVKIISDSGCQRFIIHARKAWLQGLSPKENRNIPPLRYEDVYQLKQDFPHLAIEINGGITTIEQTKHHLKFIDGVMIGRAAYDNPYLFATIDQEIYKKDYPILSREEIIQSLYPYIDFWTSNKLKLNTIMRHTLQIFAKQPGTKQWKRYLSENGNTFQGGSDIVRQALKQLEIHH; this comes from the coding sequence ATGACTCAATTGCCTATTATTAGCATTGCACCAATGATGGATTATACTGATAGACATTTTCGTTATGTGATGCGCAAAATGACGAAACACACTTTACTTTACACTGAGATGATTACTACTCAGGCTATCATACATGGCGATCGGCATAAATTATTAGATTTTAGTGAAGAAGAAAAACCAGTTAGTTTACAACTAGGAGGAGATAACCCTCAAGAATTAGCAGAATGCGCCAAAATCGTTGAAGATTGGGGGTATAACGAAATTAATTTTAATGTAGGTTGCCCAAGTTCGAGAGTGCAAAATGGTAATTTTGGAGCTTGTTTAATGGCAAAACCAACAATAGTTACCCAATGTTTAGAAAAAATGCAAAAGAGTGTCAAAATTCCTGTCACTGTTAAACATCGTATTGGTATTGATCATCAGGATAGTTATGAAGATATGAAAAACTTTGTCAAAATTATCAGTGATAGTGGTTGTCAAAGATTTATAATACACGCCAGAAAAGCATGGTTACAAGGTTTAAGTCCTAAAGAAAATCGTAATATTCCCCCTTTGCGTTATGAAGATGTCTATCAACTTAAGCAAGATTTTCCTCACCTTGCCATCGAAATTAATGGTGGCATAACGACTATTGAACAGACAAAACATCATCTTAAGTTTATAGATGGAGTGATGATTGGTAGAGCCGCTTATGATAATCCTTATCTTTTTGCCACTATTGACCAAGAAATTTATAAGAAAGATTATCCTATTTTAAGTCGAGAAGAAATAATCCAATCTCTTTATCCTTATATTGACTTTTGGACATCCAACAAACTAAAATTAAATACTATAATGCGCCATACTTTGCAAATTTTTGCAAAACAACCCGGTACAAAACAATGGAAAAGATACCTTTCCGAAAATGGTAACACATTTCAGGGTGGTTCTGATATTGTTCGTCAAGCACTTAAGCAATTAGAAATTCATCATTAA
- a CDS encoding lecithin retinol acyltransferase family protein, whose protein sequence is MGFGDQIYVWRELANLDGIYQHHGIDIGDGSVIHYRKPSEIIEQTSFETFSKNNEVYCRQYPTGFSFIPEVTVKRALSRLGENKYNLLFNNCEHFATWCKIGVSESQQIKDFIPAINKLDTFRLLDPLKQAFQGVENNNMNGIINTALDQIRTVWDQIQPQYRQNLDEINIWEKVAIKAIQNNRDDLAKEAIKRKKEYEQKAKFLEKQLEQLATMTENLLKNQIIN, encoded by the coding sequence ATGGGATTTGGAGATCAAATTTATGTATGGCGTGAGTTAGCTAACTTAGACGGTATTTATCAACATCATGGTATTGATATTGGGGATGGCAGTGTAATTCATTATCGTAAACCTAGCGAAATTATTGAGCAAACTTCTTTTGAAACTTTTAGTAAGAATAATGAGGTTTATTGTCGTCAATATCCCACAGGTTTTTCTTTTATCCCAGAAGTTACGGTGAAACGTGCTTTAAGTCGTTTAGGAGAAAATAAATACAATTTATTGTTTAATAATTGTGAACATTTTGCTACTTGGTGTAAGATAGGTGTTAGTGAAAGTCAGCAAATAAAAGATTTTATTCCTGCTATTAATAAGCTAGATACTTTTAGATTATTAGATCCTCTTAAACAGGCTTTTCAGGGAGTTGAAAATAATAATATGAATGGTATTATTAATACCGCATTAGATCAAATTAGGACTGTTTGGGATCAAATTCAACCTCAATATCGTCAAAATTTAGATGAAATTAATATATGGGAAAAAGTAGCAATAAAAGCTATACAAAATAATAGAGATGACTTAGCAAAAGAAGCGATAAAAAGAAAAAAAGAATATGAGCAAAAGGCTAAATTTTTAGAAAAACAACTAGAACAATTAGCAACTATGACAGAAAACTTATTAAAAAATCAAATTATCAATTAA
- the psbU gene encoding photosystem II complex extrinsic protein PsbU translates to MKLWHRVVTVFSFIVFCCSLAFSQPAQALDFNTILQGNPRLIATENTRRNVADDLLTTEFGQKIDVNNSDIRDFRDLRGFYPTLASIIIQNAPYEQVEDVLLIPGLSDTQKERLQANLDNFTATPQSEVFNEGDERYNAGVY, encoded by the coding sequence ATGAAGTTATGGCATAGGGTTGTAACCGTATTTAGTTTCATTGTATTCTGTTGTTCTTTGGCTTTTTCCCAACCAGCCCAAGCATTAGATTTTAATACTATTTTACAGGGAAATCCCCGTTTAATAGCCACAGAAAATACTCGCCGAAATGTAGCGGATGACTTGTTAACTACTGAATTTGGTCAAAAAATTGATGTAAATAACAGTGATATTCGTGATTTTCGTGATTTAAGAGGGTTTTATCCGACCTTAGCTAGTATTATTATTCAGAATGCTCCCTATGAGCAAGTAGAAGATGTTTTACTTATTCCCGGATTAAGTGACACTCAAAAAGAAAGATTACAGGCTAATCTTGATAATTTCACCGCTACTCCTCAAAGTGAGGTGTTTAATGAAGGTGACGAGCGTTATAATGCTGGTGTTTATTAA
- a CDS encoding protein kinase domain-containing protein, translated as MEKYQIIRELSRHEEDIYINYLAKNNLNNTIVILTDLIFPPLLITYNKNYDYQTILKLLQSVNNNSIPDHLDCFETENGFCLVQKYPITKPLILTNEYTLEEIKKITISILNILVYLQKQDFPIFHHQIRPENLLIDSNLQVYLINFGFAQLPNINCPCFSIMNRSKGFIPPEEKRGKILTKNSDLYSLGVTLFCLITGTKSNKVNNLIAKDRGFNLLGLISNKMSLTWINWLENIMAINPQHRYPDAITALNVIENIDIIRYPDVQFNPNVIELKSNNYGEKIIQYVTITNPIIDTNLHGMWEVLLSKYDLPVNDHHPWITFNPSEFNSNKIDCEIIIDTNKLKMKKIYKRKLILKANSSTQNHILPLIVETASIHSKNLIYTSLIILFIIASISGWLSGIIVGFTPNLINWLTFILGFLIGNIGGYGASFSKIDWFVKAVGSMTSLIIIVSFIGLGTDLDLIIGFIAGLVISCMAGVMIKFYLEKNFPKIITITLALLTIILAFSFGINFNFPNGNYFLLLLMLGAGLPLILILINPYWQYQKQLNNYHKKYKSLIQF; from the coding sequence GTGGAAAAGTATCAAATTATCCGTGAATTAAGCAGACATGAGGAAGATATATATATTAACTATCTTGCGAAAAATAATCTCAATAATACAATAGTTATTTTAACAGATTTAATTTTTCCCCCCTTGTTAATAACTTACAATAAAAATTATGACTATCAAACAATATTAAAACTATTACAATCTGTCAATAATAATAGTATTCCTGATCATTTAGATTGCTTTGAAACTGAAAATGGCTTTTGTTTAGTACAGAAATATCCCATTACTAAACCTCTTATCTTAACCAATGAATATACATTAGAAGAAATAAAAAAAATTACAATTTCTATCTTAAATATTTTAGTCTATTTGCAAAAACAAGATTTTCCTATTTTTCATCACCAAATTCGTCCAGAAAATTTATTAATTGATAGTAATTTACAAGTTTATTTAATTAACTTTGGTTTTGCTCAATTACCAAACATAAATTGTCCTTGTTTTTCAATAATGAATAGAAGTAAAGGTTTTATTCCACCAGAAGAGAAGCGAGGAAAAATACTAACTAAAAATAGTGATCTTTATAGTTTAGGTGTAACTTTATTTTGTTTAATTACAGGAACAAAAAGTAATAAAGTTAATAATTTAATTGCTAAAGATAGAGGATTTAATTTATTAGGATTAATTTCTAATAAAATGAGTTTAACATGGATTAACTGGCTAGAAAATATTATGGCAATTAATCCTCAACATCGTTATCCTGATGCTATTACTGCTTTAAATGTAATTGAAAATATTGATATTATTCGTTATCCTGATGTTCAATTTAATCCGAATGTAATCGAGTTAAAAAGTAATAATTATGGAGAAAAAATTATTCAATATGTTACTATAACTAATCCTATTATAGATACTAATTTACATGGAATGTGGGAAGTATTGTTATCAAAATATGATTTACCTGTAAATGATCATCATCCTTGGATTACTTTTAATCCGTCTGAATTTAACAGTAATAAAATTGATTGCGAAATAATCATCGATACTAATAAATTAAAGATGAAGAAAATATATAAAAGAAAGTTAATTTTAAAAGCTAATTCATCAACACAAAACCATATTTTACCATTGATAGTTGAAACGGCTTCTATTCATAGTAAAAATTTAATCTATACCTCTTTAATTATTCTATTTATAATAGCATCAATTTCTGGCTGGTTAAGTGGAATTATTGTAGGTTTTACCCCTAATTTAATTAATTGGTTAACTTTTATCTTAGGCTTCTTAATTGGTAATATTGGTGGATATGGTGCTAGTTTTTCTAAAATAGATTGGTTTGTGAAAGCAGTAGGGAGTATGACATCACTTATCATAATTGTTAGCTTTATTGGATTAGGCACAGATTTAGATTTAATTATTGGTTTTATCGCTGGTTTAGTGATAAGTTGTATGGCAGGAGTAATGATTAAATTTTATCTTGAAAAGAATTTTCCTAAAATAATAACTATAACATTAGCTTTATTAACAATTATTTTAGCTTTTAGCTTTGGTATTAATTTTAATTTTCCCAATGGTAATTACTTTTTATTATTATTAATGTTAGGAGCAGGTTTACCTTTAATATTAATACTCATTAATCCTTATTGGCAATATCAAAAACAACTAAATAATTATCATAAGAAATATAAATCTCTAATTCAATTTTAA
- a CDS encoding histidine kinase: MCPSENESEFLSHVDNVIKNKALQLLLFIDNRHSSQKNIEDIKAYLHSLTQDYHFQLEVLEISKHPHLVEYFKLVATPALVKVNPLPQQTLAGSNLTAQLQKCWYKWQTSLQENEGIFREYSDNETLLQTCLPSAELIHLRDDIFQLKQEIENLKQQIQFKDQMLAMLAHDLRSPLTAASIAVETLELIKNKPGHDNNRQLFNRLFQHTKAQFSTMNKMITDLLQSSKHINGQLNIVAIKVNLAKISESIINNLSPKLMEKNQKIIKEIPQDLPFVYADEKLISQVIINLLENAIKYSPYDAPIILSIIHKTTQKVEVSIIDIGAGIPDNKKQRIFDGHFRLKRDEKEDGYGIGLSLCRQVVTAHYGQIWVDNNGNQGSCFRFTLPVYN, translated from the coding sequence ATGTGTCCATCAGAAAATGAATCTGAATTTTTATCTCATGTAGATAATGTCATCAAAAATAAAGCACTTCAGTTGTTATTATTTATTGACAATCGTCATAGTTCGCAAAAAAATATTGAAGACATTAAAGCCTATTTACATAGTTTAACCCAAGATTATCATTTTCAATTAGAAGTATTAGAAATTAGTAAACATCCCCATTTGGTTGAATATTTTAAATTAGTAGCAACTCCAGCATTAGTTAAGGTAAATCCTCTGCCACAACAAACTTTAGCAGGGAGTAATTTAACAGCACAATTACAAAAATGTTGGTATAAATGGCAAACTTCTTTACAAGAAAATGAAGGTATTTTTAGAGAATATTCTGATAATGAGACTTTATTACAAACTTGTTTACCTTCCGCTGAATTAATTCATTTAAGAGACGATATTTTTCAGTTAAAACAAGAGATAGAAAATTTAAAACAACAAATACAATTTAAAGATCAAATGTTAGCAATGTTAGCCCATGATTTAAGAAGTCCTTTAACGGCAGCATCGATTGCTGTAGAGACTTTAGAGCTAATTAAAAATAAACCAGGTCATGATAATAATAGACAATTATTTAATCGATTATTTCAACATACTAAAGCTCAATTTTCTACCATGAATAAGATGATAACTGATTTATTACAATCATCTAAACATATTAATGGTCAATTAAATATAGTGGCTATTAAAGTTAATTTAGCTAAAATATCTGAAAGTATTATCAATAATTTAAGTCCTAAATTGATGGAAAAAAATCAGAAAATTATTAAAGAAATTCCCCAAGATTTACCATTTGTTTATGCCGATGAAAAATTAATTAGTCAAGTAATTATTAATTTACTAGAAAATGCAATTAAATATAGCCCTTATGACGCTCCTATTATTTTATCCATTATCCATAAAACAACCCAAAAAGTTGAAGTGAGTATTATTGATATTGGTGCTGGAATTCCTGATAATAAAAAACAACGTATTTTTGACGGTCATTTTCGTTTAAAAAGAGATGAAAAAGAAGATGGTTATGGAATTGGTTTAAGTCTTTGTCGCCAAGTAGTTACTGCTCATTATGGACAAATTTGGGTTGACAATAACGGCAATCAAGGTAGTTGTTTTCGGTTTACCCTCCCTGTTTATAATTAA
- the cbiM gene encoding cobalt transporter CbiM, with protein MHIPDGLLPPSVAISSYAITGGITWFSLRQIRKQDNYQQQIPKASLLTAAFFVSSLIHIPIPPFSIHLILNGVMGLILGYYAFPAILIGLFFQAVFFQHGGLSTLGINAIIMGVPSLLAYNIWLCRKLPLFNNFLASNILNFFIGFIGIFLSALLFVFITINNISPDLNINMEKKVILASLIGYAIQGIIEGTLTVMLVNFFYKVKPEIINNQ; from the coding sequence ATGCACATCCCTGATGGATTATTACCACCTTCTGTGGCTATTTCTAGTTATGCCATCACTGGAGGAATTACTTGGTTTTCTCTACGGCAAATTCGTAAACAAGACAATTATCAACAACAAATTCCTAAAGCCTCTTTATTAACCGCTGCTTTTTTTGTCTCTTCTCTAATTCATATTCCTATTCCTCCTTTTAGTATTCATCTCATTTTAAATGGTGTAATGGGGTTGATTCTAGGTTACTATGCTTTTCCCGCTATTTTGATTGGTTTATTTTTTCAAGCCGTCTTTTTTCAACATGGTGGTTTATCGACTTTAGGTATCAATGCCATTATTATGGGTGTGCCTTCTCTATTAGCTTATAATATTTGGTTGTGTAGAAAATTACCTCTTTTCAATAATTTTTTAGCTAGTAATATTCTCAATTTTTTCATTGGGTTTATAGGAATTTTTCTCTCGGCTTTACTTTTCGTTTTTATAACTATTAATAATATTTCTCCTGACTTAAACATTAATATGGAAAAAAAAGTAATTTTAGCTTCTTTAATTGGTTATGCAATTCAAGGTATAATCGAAGGAACTTTGACAGTAATGTTAGTTAATTTTTTCTATAAAGTCAAACCAGAAATAATAAATAATCAATGA